A genome region from Jeongeupia sp. HS-3 includes the following:
- the ftsE gene encoding cell division ATP-binding protein FtsE, whose protein sequence is MIQFQQVTKRYPGGLEALKGLSLEIQPGELVFLAGHSGAGKSTLLKLIAGIEKPTAGTVLVNGQNLARASRGSLPYVRRHFGLIFQDHKILFDRSVYENVKLPLDIIGFDGREVKRRVLAALDKVGLSGKEKLNPIALSGGEQQRLCIARAVVHRPSILLADEPTANLDRDYAHDILELFKSFHQVGVTLMISAHDETLMADYGRRILRLKNGQFTA, encoded by the coding sequence ATGATCCAGTTTCAGCAAGTGACCAAACGCTATCCCGGCGGCCTCGAGGCGCTCAAGGGCCTCAGCCTGGAAATCCAGCCGGGCGAGCTGGTTTTCCTCGCCGGCCATTCCGGCGCCGGCAAGTCGACGCTGCTCAAGCTCATCGCCGGTATCGAGAAACCGACCGCCGGCACGGTGCTCGTCAATGGTCAGAACCTCGCGCGGGCGTCGCGCGGCAGCCTGCCGTATGTGCGGCGGCATTTCGGGCTGATTTTTCAGGATCACAAGATCCTCTTCGATCGCTCGGTGTACGAGAACGTCAAACTGCCGCTCGACATCATCGGCTTCGATGGCCGCGAGGTGAAACGCCGCGTGCTGGCGGCGCTCGACAAGGTCGGGCTGTCGGGCAAGGAAAAACTCAACCCGATCGCGCTATCGGGCGGCGAGCAGCAACGGCTGTGCATCGCCCGTGCCGTGGTGCACCGGCCTTCGATTCTGCTGGCCGACGAGCCGACCGCGAATCTGGATCGCGATTACGCCCACGACATCCTCGAGCTGTTCAAATCCTTTCATCAGGTCGGCGTGACCTTGATGATCTCGGCGCATGACGAAACGCTGATGGCCGATTACGGCCGGCGCATCCTGCGGCTGAAAAACGGCCAGTTCACGGCTTAA
- the ftsX gene encoding permease-like cell division protein FtsX — translation MKHWFRLHGLALSRTLGALLRQPLATLLHLAVIGLVASLPLGLYLLLSSVAGVTANMPVEPQLTVFLKPEADVGALRAQLAKDERLAQTRFVPKADALKAMEAAIGSGDLLAGLSDNPLPDAFVLTAKRDVPAAQLSALEQTLLTEPGVDSVQLDSAWASRLEKLIALGRHALEVVVLLLAVALVLVTGNAIRMQILTRREEIEVAKLIGATDSFIRRPFHYSAAIQGVLGGLAGCGIAAGAIAWLNPAVGELAAAYGQPFLLAMPGPIEFAVVCVTTMLLCLLGAWVAVWRHLRRYR, via the coding sequence ATGAAACACTGGTTCCGCCTGCACGGCCTCGCCTTGTCCCGCACCCTCGGCGCGCTGCTGCGCCAGCCCTTGGCCACCTTGCTGCATCTGGCGGTGATCGGCCTCGTTGCCAGCCTGCCACTCGGCCTGTATCTGCTGCTCTCCAGCGTGGCCGGTGTTACCGCGAACATGCCGGTCGAGCCACAGCTGACGGTCTTTCTCAAGCCCGAGGCCGACGTCGGCGCCTTGCGCGCGCAGCTCGCCAAGGATGAACGGCTGGCGCAGACGCGCTTCGTGCCCAAGGCCGATGCGCTCAAGGCCATGGAAGCGGCGATCGGCAGCGGCGATCTGCTCGCCGGCCTGTCCGACAATCCGCTGCCCGATGCCTTCGTGCTGACCGCCAAGCGCGATGTGCCGGCGGCGCAGTTGAGCGCGCTGGAACAAACCCTGCTGACCGAGCCGGGCGTCGATTCGGTGCAGCTCGATTCGGCGTGGGCATCAAGGCTGGAGAAGCTGATTGCGCTCGGTCGCCATGCGCTCGAAGTCGTGGTGCTGTTGCTGGCGGTGGCGCTGGTGCTGGTCACCGGCAACGCCATCCGCATGCAGATCCTGACCCGGCGCGAGGAAATCGAGGTTGCCAAGCTGATCGGTGCGACCGACAGCTTCATCCGCCGGCCGTTTCATTACAGCGCGGCCATCCAGGGCGTACTCGGTGGCCTTGCCGGTTGCGGCATCGCCGCCGGCGCGATCGCGTGGCTGAACCCGGCGGTCGGCGAACTCGCCGCCGCCTATGGCCAGCCTTTCCTGCTGGCCATGCCGGGGCCGATTGAATTTGCCGTCGTCTGCGTAACCACGATGCTGCTGTGCCTGCTGGGGGCATGGGTTGCCGTATGGCGGCATCTGCGGCGCTATCGTTGA
- the rpoH gene encoding RNA polymerase sigma factor RpoH — MGNSLALPVITAGDSIESYIHRVNAIPMLTVEEEVELATRLQQESDLEAAGRLVMSHLRVVVSIARGYAGYGLPQADLIQEGNIGLMKAVKRFEPDRGVRLFSFAVHWIKAEIHEYILRNWRLVRIATTKAQRKLFFNLRSMKKSFAALTHAQAKEIADDLGVKPEEVLEMETRMTGQDIALMADQDDDEGGFAPIDWLADHDAEPTKQLERRALDRLQSDGLREALDTLDERSRRIVETRWLADEGKGLTLHELAAEYSVSAERIRQIEVKALQKMRSALVPVAA, encoded by the coding sequence ATGGGGAACAGCCTTGCCCTGCCGGTGATTACCGCTGGCGATAGCATTGAAAGTTACATCCATCGTGTGAACGCGATTCCGATGCTGACCGTCGAGGAAGAGGTCGAACTCGCCACGCGTCTGCAGCAGGAAAGCGATCTTGAGGCTGCCGGCCGCCTGGTGATGAGTCATCTGCGCGTCGTGGTGTCGATCGCCCGCGGTTACGCCGGTTACGGCCTGCCGCAAGCGGATCTGATCCAGGAAGGCAATATCGGCCTGATGAAGGCGGTCAAGCGCTTCGAGCCCGATCGCGGCGTGCGCCTGTTCTCGTTTGCCGTGCACTGGATCAAGGCCGAAATCCACGAATACATCCTGCGCAACTGGCGGCTGGTTCGCATCGCCACGACCAAGGCGCAGCGCAAGCTCTTCTTCAACCTGCGCTCGATGAAAAAGAGCTTTGCGGCGCTGACGCACGCGCAGGCCAAGGAGATCGCCGACGATCTCGGGGTGAAGCCCGAAGAAGTGCTGGAAATGGAAACGCGCATGACCGGTCAGGACATCGCATTGATGGCCGATCAGGATGACGACGAAGGCGGTTTTGCGCCGATCGACTGGCTGGCCGACCACGATGCCGAGCCGACCAAACAGCTCGAACGTCGTGCGCTTGATCGGCTGCAATCGGATGGCTTGCGTGAAGCACTTGATACGCTGGATGAGCGTAGCCGCCGCATCGTCGAAACCCGCTGGCTGGCCGACGAAGGCAAGGGGCTGACCTTGCATGAACTCGCCGCCGAATACAGCGTATCGGCCGAGCGGATTCGCCAGATCGAGGTCAAGGCGCTGCAGAAGATGCGCTCGGCGCTGGTACCGGTCGCGGCCTGA
- the queC gene encoding 7-cyano-7-deazaguanine synthase QueC encodes MTKPAVILLSGGLDSATCLAIAKSQGFAPYCLSFNYGQRHNAELKAAERVTRALGAVEHRIVTIDLATFGGSALTDANIAVPEEAPQEGEIPLTYVPARNTILLSYALAWAEVLKSDDIFIGVNAVDYSGYPDCRPDYIAAFQAMARLATRTGVEGSPLTIHTPLISLTKGQIIQTGTALGVDYGLTVTCYQADDDGRACGVCDACRLRREGFAAAGVTDPTRYRPV; translated from the coding sequence ATGACTAAACCCGCCGTGATTCTGTTATCCGGTGGCCTCGATTCCGCCACCTGCCTCGCCATCGCCAAAAGCCAGGGCTTTGCGCCGTATTGCCTGTCGTTCAACTATGGTCAGCGCCACAATGCCGAGCTCAAGGCCGCCGAGCGCGTCACCAGGGCGCTCGGCGCCGTTGAACATCGCATCGTCACCATTGATCTGGCAACCTTCGGCGGCTCGGCACTCACCGACGCGAACATCGCCGTCCCCGAAGAAGCACCGCAAGAAGGCGAGATCCCGCTGACCTACGTGCCGGCGCGCAATACCATCCTGCTGTCGTATGCGCTGGCGTGGGCCGAAGTGCTCAAGAGCGATGACATCTTCATCGGCGTCAACGCGGTCGATTACTCGGGCTATCCCGATTGCCGCCCCGACTACATCGCCGCGTTTCAAGCGATGGCGCGACTGGCGACGCGCACTGGCGTCGAGGGCTCGCCACTGACGATACACACGCCGCTGATCAGCCTTACCAAAGGCCAGATCATCCAGACCGGCACCGCGCTAGGTGTTGATTACGGCCTCACCGTGACCTGCTACCAGGCCGACGACGATGGCCGCGCCTGCGGGGTCTGCGATGCCTGCCGGCTACGCCGCGAAGGCTTTGCCGCCGCCGGCGTCACCGATCCGACCCGCTACCGGCCAGTCTGA
- a CDS encoding chloride channel protein encodes MILKLTLKRWLIQLRHLPQRSRGTIALWIGAAIVGVLAVMLAKAAEWAFAGFESVTGRWFWWPFISLPLGGMAIVWLMRRIGPGAEGSGIQQAMAALHVADQPEIAGRLVNLKLAATKFVCIVAGLGSGFVLGREGPTVQIGASIMYACRKLFPLGDAAFRRQLILAGGAAGIAAAFNTPLAGIVFAFEELASSVEENTSGKILGAVILSGVVSMAFLGSYTYFGHIKVPGFNISILPPLLVISIVGGLLGGAFSWLCVNPSRWLPERIQMVRATRPYLFVVCCGLLIAICGLAAPIFGSGAEVTSRVVAGEASLAWYYLPLKFVGLLSTYLTGLPGGIFAPSLSLGAGLGSWFLPMVGPELHIKLIAIGMTAVLAAVTRAPLTSAFILMEMTDGHAMVISIMATAMIASTVARIFKTNFYHDLAERALAAVAPQSVLEHKKHD; translated from the coding sequence ATGATCCTCAAGCTCACCCTGAAGCGCTGGCTGATCCAGCTGCGCCATCTGCCGCAGCGCAGCCGCGGCACGATCGCGCTGTGGATCGGTGCCGCCATCGTCGGGGTGCTGGCGGTGATGCTGGCCAAGGCGGCCGAATGGGCATTTGCCGGATTTGAGTCCGTCACCGGTCGCTGGTTCTGGTGGCCGTTCATTTCATTGCCCCTCGGCGGCATGGCGATCGTCTGGCTGATGCGGCGCATCGGCCCGGGCGCCGAAGGCAGCGGCATCCAGCAGGCGATGGCGGCGCTGCACGTCGCCGATCAACCCGAAATCGCCGGCCGGCTCGTCAATCTCAAACTTGCCGCGACCAAGTTCGTCTGCATCGTCGCCGGCCTTGGCTCGGGTTTCGTGCTCGGCCGTGAGGGCCCGACGGTGCAGATCGGTGCGAGCATCATGTACGCCTGCCGCAAGCTGTTCCCGCTCGGCGACGCCGCTTTCCGCCGCCAGCTGATTCTCGCCGGTGGCGCCGCCGGCATCGCCGCCGCGTTCAACACCCCGCTGGCCGGTATCGTCTTCGCCTTCGAGGAGCTGGCCAGCTCGGTCGAGGAAAACACCAGCGGCAAGATCCTCGGCGCGGTCATCCTCTCCGGGGTGGTCTCAATGGCCTTTCTGGGCAGCTACACCTATTTCGGCCATATCAAGGTGCCCGGTTTCAACATCAGCATCCTGCCGCCGCTGCTGGTGATCTCGATCGTCGGCGGCCTTCTCGGCGGCGCATTTTCGTGGCTATGCGTCAACCCGTCCCGCTGGCTGCCCGAGCGCATCCAGATGGTTCGCGCCACCCGCCCCTATCTGTTCGTCGTTTGCTGCGGCCTGCTGATTGCCATCTGCGGGCTGGCGGCACCGATTTTCGGCAGCGGCGCCGAAGTCACCAGCCGCGTCGTCGCCGGTGAAGCCAGCCTGGCGTGGTACTACCTGCCGCTGAAATTCGTCGGCCTGCTCTCGACCTATCTGACCGGGCTGCCCGGCGGCATCTTCGCACCGTCGCTCTCGCTCGGCGCGGGCTTGGGCAGCTGGTTCCTGCCCATGGTCGGCCCCGAGCTGCACATCAAGCTGATCGCCATCGGCATGACCGCGGTGCTGGCGGCCGTGACCCGGGCACCGCTGACGTCGGCCTTCATCCTGATGGAGATGACCGATGGCCACGCGATGGTGATCTCGATCATGGCGACGGCGATGATCGCCTCGACCGTCGCGCGCATCTTCAAGACCAACTTCTATCACGACCTCGCCGAGCGCGCGCTCGCCGCCGTCGCGCCGCAATCCGTACTGGAGCACAAGAAACATGACTAA
- the queE gene encoding 7-carboxy-7-deazaguanine synthase QueE — protein sequence MKPSLRITEVFYSLQGETSRLGLPTVFVRLTGCPLRCGYCDSAYAFHGGKTMGFDEILADIARHGAKTVCVTGGEPLAQKHSLAFLTALCDAGYDVSLETSGALPINDVDPRVSRILDIKTPGSGELAKMRWENLDVVTAKDEIKFVLCDRADYEWARDLVRERKVNDLAPVLFSPVWETLPPADLAAWVLEDRLPVRMQVQLHKILWGEKPGV from the coding sequence ATGAAGCCTTCTCTTCGGATCACCGAAGTCTTTTACTCGCTGCAGGGCGAGACCAGTCGTCTCGGCCTGCCCACGGTGTTTGTCCGCCTCACCGGCTGTCCGCTGCGCTGTGGCTATTGCGACAGCGCCTATGCCTTTCATGGCGGCAAGACCATGGGCTTCGACGAAATCCTCGCCGATATCGCCCGCCACGGCGCCAAGACGGTGTGTGTGACCGGCGGCGAGCCGCTGGCGCAAAAACACAGCCTCGCCTTCCTCACCGCACTGTGCGACGCCGGTTACGACGTCAGCCTGGAAACCAGCGGCGCGCTGCCGATCAATGACGTCGACCCGCGCGTGTCGCGCATCCTCGACATCAAGACCCCGGGCTCGGGCGAACTGGCGAAGATGCGCTGGGAAAACCTCGACGTCGTCACCGCGAAGGACGAGATCAAATTCGTGCTGTGCGACCGTGCCGATTACGAATGGGCACGCGATCTCGTGCGCGAGCGCAAGGTCAATGACCTTGCCCCAGTGCTATTCTCGCCGGTGTGGGAAACGTTGCCGCCGGCCGATCTCGCCGCCTGGGTGCTTGAAGACCGGCTGCCGGTCCGGATGCAGGTTCAACTGCACAAAATCCTCTGGGGCGAAAAGCCCGGCGTCTGA
- the ybgF gene encoding tol-pal system protein YbgF, with amino-acid sequence MKRLVALIALAFATQAHAGLFDDNVARQQVQDLQQDNAKQNVRLNQLEASNKQMLNLLGQIDALKQEIATLRGQIEVLQFNQDQATKQQKDLFTDLDTRVRNIEEAKQQQKAAVQAAGQQSLDDAVNLSKSGKHKEAVVALKQFITASPADPNVPTAQYWMGNSYTALKDYKNARFAYAEIVNKAPDNALAPDALFGLAVCANAQGNKKEARGFLLQLIEKYPQSEKAATAKKALISVN; translated from the coding sequence ATGAAACGCCTTGTCGCCCTGATCGCCCTTGCTTTTGCCACCCAAGCCCACGCCGGCCTGTTCGACGACAACGTCGCGCGCCAGCAGGTCCAGGATCTGCAACAGGACAACGCCAAGCAGAATGTCCGGCTGAACCAGTTGGAGGCGAGCAATAAACAGATGCTCAACCTTCTCGGGCAAATCGATGCGCTGAAGCAGGAGATCGCCACCCTGCGCGGCCAGATCGAAGTGCTGCAGTTCAATCAGGATCAGGCGACCAAGCAACAGAAAGACCTGTTCACCGACCTCGACACGCGGGTGCGCAACATCGAGGAAGCCAAGCAACAGCAGAAGGCCGCGGTACAAGCGGCCGGGCAGCAATCGCTCGATGACGCGGTCAACCTGTCCAAATCGGGCAAGCACAAGGAAGCGGTGGTCGCGCTCAAACAGTTCATTACCGCCAGCCCCGCCGATCCGAACGTACCGACCGCGCAATACTGGATGGGCAACAGCTATACCGCGCTCAAGGATTACAAGAACGCGCGATTTGCCTACGCCGAAATCGTCAACAAGGCACCGGACAACGCACTCGCGCCCGACGCACTGTTCGGCCTTGCGGTATGCGCCAACGCGCAAGGCAACAAGAAGGAAGCCCGCGGCTTCCTGTTGCAGCTGATCGAGAAATACCCGCAATCGGAAAAGGCCGCGACGGCCAAGAAGGCGCTCATCAGCGTCAACTGA
- the pal gene encoding peptidoglycan-associated lipoprotein Pal: MKKVALSVLMTALLAACSSAPPADPNAGKTTAPVTGSETKPATVDLTQGSELNKANNPLTDPNNILSQRRVYFDFDSFVVKPDFQPLLSAHAKYLLANKDAKLIIQGNTDDRGTAEYNLALGQKRAEATKKVLLSLGVPESQLESVSFGEEKPLEPGQTEEAWSRNRNSNLVYKGESAQ, from the coding sequence ATGAAAAAAGTTGCACTGTCCGTCCTGATGACCGCCCTTCTGGCCGCGTGCTCGAGCGCGCCACCTGCCGATCCGAACGCCGGCAAGACCACGGCACCGGTGACCGGCAGCGAAACCAAGCCAGCGACCGTTGACCTGACCCAGGGCAGCGAGCTGAACAAGGCCAACAACCCGCTGACCGACCCGAACAATATCCTGTCGCAACGTCGCGTCTACTTCGACTTCGACTCGTTTGTCGTCAAGCCGGACTTCCAGCCGCTGCTGTCGGCTCACGCCAAGTACCTGCTGGCCAACAAGGATGCCAAGCTGATCATTCAGGGCAATACCGATGATCGCGGCACCGCCGAGTACAACCTCGCGCTGGGCCAGAAGCGTGCCGAAGCCACCAAGAAGGTGCTGCTGTCGCTGGGCGTGCCGGAATCGCAACTGGAAAGCGTCAGCTTTGGCGAAGAGAAGCCGCTGGAGCCGGGCCAGACCGAAGAAGCCTGGTCGCGCAACCGTAACAGCAACCTGGTGTACAAGGGTGAATCGGCCCAGTAA
- the tolB gene encoding Tol-Pal system beta propeller repeat protein TolB has translation MSTVQTPMQRLTTWLFLAAALLFTMMHARAADNMTIEVVGAGASQYPIAIVPFQSEQSLPQALTPVINGDLTRSGLFKMIGAGDLSPLPFTPEQLNPAVLTSRGAQTALIGSVVPNGDNFTVKFWLVDLSNKNVLIAHQLSARIGQSRRVAHQIADMVYQKLTGQPGAFNSRIAYVVKRGKRHELQVSDADGYSAQTVLASNQPIMSPKWSPDGGRLAYVSFEEQKPIVYVQDLGSGKRSKVAAFKGSNSAPAWSPDGRQLAVVLSKDAGSQIYLVNADGSNPRRLTNTGDINTEPSFTPDGRSIVFTSDRGGSPQIYRMPVSGGGGERLTFQGSYNASGKVSPDGKSMALVTRTGKGFQVAVMDMASRQIQVLTDTGSDDSPSFASNGRMILYETGSRGTLAAVSIDGRIKQKLKAQNGDVRQPAWGPLLR, from the coding sequence ATGTCGACCGTCCAGACCCCAATGCAGCGCCTCACCACTTGGCTATTCCTGGCCGCCGCGCTGCTGTTCACGATGATGCACGCCCGCGCCGCCGACAATATGACCATCGAAGTGGTCGGTGCCGGTGCCAGCCAGTACCCGATCGCGATCGTGCCGTTCCAGTCCGAACAATCGCTGCCGCAGGCGCTGACGCCAGTCATCAACGGCGATCTGACCCGCTCGGGCCTGTTCAAGATGATCGGCGCCGGTGATCTGTCGCCGCTGCCATTTACGCCCGAACAACTCAATCCGGCCGTGCTGACCAGCCGTGGCGCGCAAACCGCGCTGATCGGCAGCGTGGTGCCAAACGGCGACAACTTCACGGTCAAGTTCTGGCTGGTCGATCTGTCGAACAAGAACGTGCTGATCGCGCATCAGCTCAGCGCCCGGATCGGCCAGTCGCGCCGCGTGGCGCACCAGATTGCCGATATGGTTTACCAGAAGCTCACCGGTCAGCCCGGTGCGTTCAACTCGCGCATCGCCTACGTGGTCAAGCGCGGCAAGCGCCACGAGCTGCAGGTCTCCGATGCCGACGGCTACAGCGCGCAAACGGTACTGGCGAGCAATCAGCCGATCATGTCGCCCAAATGGTCGCCCGATGGCGGCCGCCTTGCCTACGTGTCGTTCGAAGAGCAAAAACCCATCGTCTACGTGCAGGATCTGGGAAGCGGCAAGCGTTCGAAAGTCGCGGCATTCAAGGGCTCGAACTCGGCACCGGCCTGGTCGCCGGATGGTCGCCAGCTCGCGGTGGTGCTGAGCAAGGATGCCGGCAGCCAGATCTATCTGGTCAATGCCGACGGCAGCAATCCGCGCCGCCTGACCAATACCGGCGATATCAATACGGAGCCTTCGTTCACCCCGGATGGCCGCAGCATCGTGTTCACGTCGGATCGCGGCGGCAGCCCGCAGATCTACCGGATGCCGGTATCGGGTGGTGGTGGCGAGCGCCTGACCTTCCAGGGCAGCTACAACGCGTCGGGCAAGGTCAGCCCGGATGGCAAGTCGATGGCGCTGGTCACCCGCACCGGCAAGGGCTTCCAGGTTGCGGTGATGGACATGGCCAGCCGGCAGATCCAGGTACTGACCGATACCGGCTCGGACGATTCGCCGAGCTTTGCTTCCAATGGCCGGATGATTCTGTATGAAACCGGTAGCCGTGGCACCCTTGCCGCCGTTTCGATCGATGGCCGGATCAAGCAAAAACTGAAGGCGCAAAACGGCGATGTCCGTCAGCCGGCCTGGGGGCCGCTGCTGCGCTGA
- a CDS encoding energy transducer TonB, with translation MSDPRQRHPEERSVLSFALAAGVHVLFALFLMISVQWQTKKPEPVEVELWGGPPPAPAQQAAETVEPQPKLVPTPPPATPVPKPEPLPEKKPDIAVEKVKPTPKPTPTPKPTPVPTPTPAPTPVPKPTPAPRPTPEPKKAEAKPEAKPKAKPQSEFDKLLSADNNAPSPGAKPGGKGSNPNATVNTGPGSGSGTSPISSKGLTDYRSKVGQLIHSYVTYPEDKSNPSAEMKISVLPDGTISKVVITKSSGIPAYDKAVTDAVTRMNKMPPLPEGQSFSNYREWPINFSMKK, from the coding sequence GTGAGCGATCCGCGCCAACGCCATCCCGAGGAGCGCAGCGTGCTGTCGTTCGCGCTGGCGGCCGGCGTGCACGTGCTGTTTGCGCTGTTCCTGATGATTTCGGTGCAATGGCAGACCAAGAAGCCCGAGCCGGTCGAAGTCGAACTCTGGGGTGGCCCGCCGCCGGCCCCGGCGCAACAAGCAGCTGAAACGGTCGAACCGCAGCCCAAGCTCGTACCGACGCCACCGCCGGCAACGCCGGTTCCCAAGCCCGAACCGCTGCCGGAAAAGAAGCCCGATATCGCGGTCGAGAAGGTCAAACCGACGCCGAAGCCGACACCCACACCGAAACCGACGCCGGTGCCGACACCAACCCCCGCGCCGACGCCGGTTCCCAAGCCCACGCCGGCCCCCAGGCCGACACCCGAGCCGAAGAAGGCCGAAGCCAAGCCGGAAGCCAAACCCAAGGCCAAGCCGCAGTCGGAATTCGACAAATTGCTGAGCGCCGACAACAACGCGCCGAGCCCCGGCGCCAAACCCGGCGGCAAGGGCAGCAATCCGAATGCAACGGTCAATACCGGCCCGGGCAGCGGCAGTGGCACGAGCCCGATCTCGAGCAAGGGCCTGACCGACTACCGTAGCAAGGTCGGCCAGTTGATCCACAGTTACGTCACCTATCCGGAAGACAAGAGCAACCCGAGTGCCGAGATGAAAATCAGCGTGTTGCCCGACGGCACGATCAGCAAGGTGGTCATCACGAAGTCGAGCGGCATTCCCGCCTATGACAAAGCCGTGACCGATGCCGTCACCCGTATGAACAAGATGCCACCTCTACCCGAAGGCCAATCATTCTCGAATTACCGCGAATGGCCGATCAATTTCAGCATGAAGAAATGA
- the tolR gene encoding protein TolR, translating to MARTRRPRRSMNQINVVPYIDVMLVLLVIFMVATPMMQAPGVVNLPTVGKADQEASVEPLRVEIGAEGELTLSDAGKTASVADARALVALVQDKLAARADRPVVIAGDKSVRYETVMATMDALKAANVARVGLLVRPK from the coding sequence ATGGCCAGAACCCGAAGACCGCGTCGTTCGATGAACCAGATCAACGTCGTGCCCTACATCGACGTGATGCTGGTGCTGCTGGTGATCTTCATGGTGGCGACGCCGATGATGCAGGCGCCCGGTGTCGTCAATCTGCCCACGGTCGGCAAGGCCGATCAGGAAGCCAGCGTCGAGCCGCTGCGGGTCGAGATCGGCGCCGAGGGCGAGCTGACCCTCTCCGACGCCGGCAAGACCGCTTCCGTCGCCGACGCCAGGGCGCTGGTGGCGCTGGTGCAGGACAAGCTCGCCGCCCGCGCCGATCGCCCGGTGGTGATCGCCGGCGACAAATCGGTGCGTTATGAAACCGTGATGGCGACGATGGACGCGCTCAAGGCCGCCAACGTCGCCCGCGTCGGCCTGCTGGTGCGGCCGAAGTGA
- the tolQ gene encoding protein TolQ gives MSILELVLHASLVVQLVMAILVLLSLMSWWHIFSKYFTVSKAAKASETFEDRFWSGSDLNALFEQTKRGHSVGMEKIFIAGFAEFLKLRQKGGMELSDVMEGTRRAMRAACQRELDWLDKHTSFLASVGSVSPYIGLFGTVWGIMHAFRGLANVGQATLATVAPGIAEALVATAIGLFAAIPATVAYNRFAHDVDALANRFDTFIEEFSNILQRQAAR, from the coding sequence TTGTCTATCCTCGAACTCGTGTTGCACGCCAGCCTGGTGGTGCAACTGGTGATGGCCATCCTGGTGCTGCTGTCGCTGATGAGCTGGTGGCACATCTTCAGCAAGTACTTCACCGTTTCGAAAGCGGCCAAGGCCAGCGAAACCTTTGAAGACCGCTTCTGGAGCGGCTCGGATCTGAACGCCTTGTTCGAGCAAACCAAACGGGGCCATTCGGTCGGGATGGAGAAGATCTTCATCGCCGGCTTTGCCGAATTCCTCAAGCTGCGCCAGAAAGGCGGCATGGAGTTGTCCGACGTGATGGAGGGCACCCGCCGGGCGATGCGCGCGGCCTGCCAGCGTGAACTCGACTGGCTCGACAAGCACACCTCCTTCCTTGCCTCGGTCGGCTCGGTCTCGCCCTACATCGGTCTGTTCGGCACCGTCTGGGGCATCATGCACGCGTTTCGCGGCCTCGCGAACGTCGGTCAGGCCACGCTGGCGACCGTCGCGCCGGGCATCGCCGAGGCGCTGGTCGCCACCGCGATCGGCCTGTTCGCGGCGATTCCGGCCACCGTCGCCTACAACCGTTTCGCCCATGACGTCGACGCGCTGGCCAACCGCTTCGATACCTTCATCGAAGAATTCTCCAACATCCTGCAACGTCAGGCTGCGCGCTAA